DNA sequence from the Salminus brasiliensis chromosome 3, fSalBra1.hap2, whole genome shotgun sequence genome:
TGTATGAAACCAAGCACCttggcatgcagactgcttctacaaacatttgtgaaagaatgggttgctctcaggagctcagtgaattccagcgtggtaccgTAAttggatgccacctgtgcaacaagtccagtcatGAAATTTCTttgctactaaatattccacagttaACTGATTGAACAAATTCAATAATACAGCAAAATGGCAGTAATAATGACTATGACTATGACGAGACATACCGAAGATGAATCATAGATGGGTAGGACGGTGCCCCGGTGCACCTGAGTACAGTTCAACACCAGAACTTTGCTTTTATACGCTTTAACCAGGAGATTCAGGAGCCAATCACAACTTGGAACATTGCCGGACCCATAGGTCTCCAGGATGACACCAGCAGCTCCATTCAGAACTCCGCTCACCTGAAGAAACCCAAAATAGATCACATGACCAATTTGATCTGTAGTGAATCTGCACAACATAAAATGCATGTTACTTCTCGTAATATGTACTAAAAATGAAGTTAAGCCAGATGCACTCTTCACCTGCAGGATAAGGCTGTTCTGACAGCACTCTGTTGCAGAAGCTCTGTGAACATTTGTGTTGTCTTTTTAAGTTTTGTAAATCGTTCTATTGTCTTTTTTTGGAATTATGGTCGCTAACACTTTGCAACTTTGTTAACGCTCTGCATAGAACACCAATATATCTGAAATAGACACCAATCATCCTGCAGGAGATCCAGCTGTTCAGAGGTTGCAGAACTGGAGCAAAAAATTGTAAAAAGCAGTGACACTGTAGGCCTGCAGGTGTAGGCCTGCAGTTTCATGGCCAATATAAAATCTCTACTGAGAAAATGGATGAACTAATGTTCAGTGTAATTGGGCATACCAGGAGTGTAGTATTATGTGTTTGAAGAAGGTAAGGCTACATAGACTGATTTTCGATGCTGTTGTTAACATTGAGAGCTTCCATTTGGTGAGAGTGTAGGAAAGAGAGAAGGTGGGTTAAGGATGCATGTGAACAGTAAGTGAAGCCATCCAGGGAACATTACTGTAAAGAAACTGGCATGTTATTTTGTATAAACAAGTGCTTGATTTCACAGGTACCTCAGAAAACACATGCTTCTGTGGtgtggaaggggggggggggggttgtaacCAATCTGTCATTTGCCTTCACTTCATCAGATGTACTAGGTAGACACTAGAGCCTCACCCTATGTTTTTACAAATCATAGTCAAGTAGGGGAGTTTCAATATTCTTTGTGAACCCATGCTAAGGATATAATATAAGatgtatataaacatacatCTACATAGTATTGTGATGGGGCCCTTGGCTCATGGGGGTACCAGACACCTGCCTACCTTTGTCCAgtgcacaaaaaaagaaaatcacccCATAATTCACTACCAGTACAGTAGTGTAGGTTCAgtccataaatatttacatttgacTCACATAGTCTTCTGTAATCCCAGGGAAAAATCGCAGGATCCTCACTTCTGCTGGGTCTTTCAGTGTGAACATTCTCTCCACAGTGTGAGTGACTTTGGGGTCCACTTTCTTCAGTTCAATTTTTGATGTAATTACTGAGAACAAGATAAAATTATTAAGCTTTTAACACATGAAGTGTGAATCTTGCTATACACAGATCGCTAATGTCTATATACAGATAGGTGACAAGTTCAAGGTAGATGGCTGTCATGCTGCCATGTACTCCCTCAACTACAATTTCTACAATTATCCTCATGACATCAACCCACCCACCTTAGCCAGTTAAAGTCTGTTCTCCTATTCAAACTTACCAAAATACTGATCATACTGAACAGCTGTTCAGCTTGTTAGTTACCAAATTATTGTTGTTTGCTTTATCATTCACTGATCCCTGTTTTGTTCTACCACTTTCTGATTTCTTGTCTCTCTGGTTTTTGGATTGTTTTATGGTCACTAATTTAGTCTATTCCATGTCTATTCATTTAGCTTTGCTCATTGTGCTGGTGTGTCTCCTACACCAATAATTCCACTCCTTGTATTAAAGTATTCTTAATGTTTTACATCACACAggtgcttattattattattattacattgtcACACCATCGCTCATAAGAGAAACTGCATAAgagaaaagcaaaaataaaaaaaactatatcaCAAGCTGCTAGAACAACTTCAGTGCTCCTGTAAGTGCAATCTCTAGAATGCACTGGATAAGAGGTACACGGTTAACCCTCAGTACACATTAGTATCAGCATTCTTTTACTTGCAGCACAGCATGGTAGGCTAACAACTACTCACCTCTCTGGAACCATCTGCAATTTTTCTGTTTCTGCACTCTAAAGAACACTTACATTTAATTGTGGTTTCCAGACTAGCAAGAGGATACACATCAGGGCTGCTAAACGTGTTGAAGGAATCACAGTCTGACTTCACCACTCGGTTTCCTTGATACAGTTTGTTCAGATCATAAAGCATCACCTGTAAGTGTAAAAAATGGTCATGTCAAAACTATATTCTTTGTATGTCTTTCTTCCCATGCTTTACTGTGATGCTGATTCATTAAAGCTTTAATATTTAGATTTTAGTATGTttttgtgagtttctgtgaCGTGCACAGCAGCCTCAGGAAAACTTAGATAAACCAAAGTaacatttaaacaaaataagcaaacaaaatctgaacacagaaatacacaTGAAACAAATGATGTCATTAAACATTTTACCCACAAGAAATTGTATTAGTATGTCAGTATGTAGTATGAATAGTTCAAACAAAAGTAATGTACACAGGAAACTTTCGCTAACCTTCTGCAGACTCGGTCTGTCAGAAAAGTACCCAGCCATCAGCATGGAACCAACAAAGTTATCCACACCATTAGTGCGAGGATGAAAGATGGGCATCTAGAGAGTTGGACAATGGAAGAGAAATTCTTTATGTGATCTTCTTTCTGACTGGTAGTTTGAGTAAAACAGATTGAGAAACTGTGGAACAGGGCAGATTGTAAACTTTCAGTTCATCCTACATCGCTGTGCGTAAGTAGAAGAGCAGATTCTTTTTTATGACCTGAACTCCATGGTAGCTCTGTAAATGTTTTACAGATTGACATTTTagaacacaaataaacagaagtCAGAGGTGTATAGTTAAAGTTCAATGTACCAAATATAACTGCAGCATAAACATCAATCATGAAGAAGAACAAAGCGTGGTTTCATATTTCTCCTGAACGCCCCCTATCAGCATGTGGATCACCAGATCATCTGATTTAACCCCTGATTTGAAAGTACAGAACATGCTTGCTTGGAATGAATTACTTTTAAGCTGGTAGATTTATTAATTATGGTGAATTATTGTTTCAAATATCCATGACATGACACTTTGATGTTTGGAAGATCAGAAGTGGAACATTTTGTAATGCTGTGTATGAAATAACAGCTTCTAAGGGTAAATGGAATTCTGTGTACCGTATCCTATGGACAAGTGGGATACAGATATGttaaaaattataaatattaaactTTATGGTAAAATATAAATCTGACCTGTGCTCCAGTAATGATTACAGGCTTCTTAAAGTCAACCAAAATGAAAGACAGAGCAGAGGAGGTGAAGGCCATTGTGTCTGTGCCATGGATAACAACAAACCCGTCATACTGTTCCTTGTTGTCCTGCCAATGAGAGTGTGatggagaaagaagaagaaagggagagcaagtgagagagaaaagctTAGTTAGTTAGAGTTTGTAAGACAAATGTACGACAAAggattattttgattatttcttatattttaCCTGAATTTTTTTAGCCATGACATCCCAGTCATCTGGGGTCACATTTGATGAATCAATCGGCTTCAGCATGGTGTCAAATTtgtaaagaattttgtattcttGTCCATTAGTTTTAGGGTCATCATCAGCCAGCTGGTGGCTTGAAAGAAAATgtggaaatgtaaaaaaacaaatgtacacTTTTCAGATTAAGTAATGCACACACTATAGATGAGCAGAAGAGATATTTTAGAGCAGGTAACACTTAGTAACAAATAAGTCAACCCAGCCAGGATTCAAACCCCAGCCGCTGCGTTATGCTCTGCTGCTGTACTACGGCGGCATTTATAAATGCCAGggatagaaaagaaagggggatACACCAAATggtggaaaaaataaaaaaggctgtCAGGGAAGAACGCTGAACACCCTGAAAGCTGTGAGGAGAATGCAAACTAAAGACAGAAGGACCTGACAAAGAAAATCCGAAATAAACCAAGAAAGAGGATTAATAATGGGGAaagcagagagtgtgtgtgcaaataTTAGGCAGGATGAAAACAAGAGAAAACACATACGAAGGGGAGTGAGAGAACTCAACCTTTGCTCAAGATACTGGCTGTCACAAACGCTCAGATTGTGttaaagatccagcagtgggcaACTGACTCTTATATAGCCCAGGTGTTGGGCGTTGGGCTTGAATAGTTGCTGGCGTGACTCTAGGCCTCGCCCTGATGGTCGGAGGGGGCCTTGAACTGGAGTCATGGTGGACCGGACAAGAATGGCGTGTTGGCATTGCTGGACAGTTGTAGGGAATGAAAATTCTACCATTTACACCCTACAGGCTGTACCAACTAGGGTTAGGGGGAATAAGAATGACTATATGAAAGGAAAGAAAGGTTAGCCTTATGCCTTTGGGTGAGTCAGGTTGTTACCTTTCTCAGATGCTTTATACATTATACAAGTGTATATAAATTGTACATAACATACAACAGTGTGTGTTAGattgtgcagaagtgtgtctaTGTAAAGTACGTAAGTTAGTAAAATTAAACTCACTATAGTGTGATGAAACCATCTTGGGTGACAATGCGTTCCTTGACCTGATCCTCAGTTTCTCCAGGTTTCCTCTCATGAAGCACGGTGTGATAAATGATGAAATCCTTGATAGTTTCCAGAGGTTGTGGCACAAGTTTGCctatatgtaaaataaaaaagtaaaataaatataaaaataattaaatatatacatttgtcCTGTTTTTAATCCAGATATGAATTTATGTGCATACTCTTAAACACATCCATATGTgtacagttactgaataactgcAGTAATGTGAGCTTAATAAATATCTTACCATCCTGGTCTTTTTTCATGCCGAACGTTCCTCCAGTGTAGAGCACATACACCTTTCTTTCCACCGTCATGGTCCCAAGCTCTGCAAAGTTTATTTAATGCAATGAATAggagtaaaacaaacaaacaaaaaacatatcCTGTATCCTGTTGTTTAAAGGTTACTATAACCTGCTTAAATCTATTTTATTATGtcctttttaaatgttataaatTCGTTACATTCTACATTGTTGCTTATGAAATATTGAAAGACGTAaggaagagaaagggagaaagtTAAATACATGgcaaataatacacacacaaaatattaaataaaatattcctTGTACCTTATATCTGTGTCCTGGATTACTCAAAGAATAAGTGGTGCTATATGAGCAGGTGGACTTTAAAAAGACAGCTGTGGCTCCGCCTATTCGAAAAAAAATATAAAGGGGTGATGACATCATACTGCAAAGACAAACAGTACCTGAAGTTGGGAGGGCTCTAGGTTCAGATCCGTTAGGGATGGGCTGGTGCACTTTTGGCGCTGTAGACCAGTGATAGTTTCTTTTAATCTGATGTGGACATATTTCATAAAGAGAAACTGTTGTTGAGTcattaaactgttttttttaaagatcaaCATAGTATATATTGTTGACCAACTGAGATGCAACAGTAGAAAATGTGAGCTTGGAGTACTTCAGTTACTGCATCATTTTAAGATGTCATCTACTTGAATTATCTGTGAAATTCCCCagtgtgggactaataaaggactatcttatcttatcttatcttattattttcacactcacactcacatctgCATAGCTCCCTATTACAGGAAGATGAATCAGTGCTAGAATGTGTCATTCTTGATTCAAGTTGAATACTGATTATTTTATGCCTTCAAAAACAGTTGATGATGTTGAATGTTGATGATGATTGTTgaacagtatcagagtgtggctgacTGACAACAGGCTaaataaaaggagagagaggtaacacagacacaggaacCCCCTGGAACActggcatccatctgctccattgtccacaaacctgagtgatcatgtgcaagcagcgagacgacagctcctgCATCTCAGTGTGCTACAATGCCGTGTGTGcatgaacccctggacctacaacctttatctaaggggaaacattaattaccaaaagctaaactaaacagatgagtttcagcctagattcatgcaccagcttctcagcatcatttaaggagagtacattacaCAATTTGTCAATAGTACACAGATGGAAGAAGTCAGATGTGTGCAAATATGTAGCggatgtgtgcatcaaacaaGAGAGTAATGAGTAATGAAAGTGTTCATTTATGTAAACACATTGGTGATAATCACTTAAAAAGGATCTAAACCAAGTAAGGGCAGATCCTTTACAGTGGCAGTTCTGGGAAAGTGGGCAAGTACTCTCTCACAACACGCTTGGACCCGCCTTACAGAAGGTGAGTAAAATGATTTGTAGAAACTGTTCATATAATTGTGCCTTGTTAGTTATAATTAGGATAATGTTTC
Encoded proteins:
- the LOC140552291 gene encoding L-asparaginase 1-like; the protein is MTVERKVYVLYTGGTFGMKKDQDGKLVPQPLETIKDFIIYHTVLHERKPGETEDQVKERIVTQDGFITLYHQLADDDPKTNGQEYKILYKFDTMLKPIDSSNVTPDDWDVMAKKIQDNKEQYDGFVVIHGTDTMAFTSSALSFILVDFKKPVIITGAQMPIFHPRTNGVDNFVGSMLMAGYFSDRPSLQKVMLYDLNKLYQGNRVVKSDCDSFNTFSSPDVYPLASLETTIKLITSKIELKKVDPKVTHTVERMFTLKDPAEVRILRFFPGITEDYVSGVLNGAAGVILETYGSGNVPSCDWLLNLLVKAYKSKVLVLNCTQVHRGTVLPIYDSSSILDKACVIPGYDITPEAALTKMIWLLKSSLDFEKKREILKHSVCGESRAPPMQLIMKSDAKGQ